A genomic region of Microtus ochrogaster isolate Prairie Vole_2 chromosome 15, MicOch1.0, whole genome shotgun sequence contains the following coding sequences:
- the LOC101983148 gene encoding olfactory receptor 10AD1-like, whose translation MVLQNSTTVSEFILVGFEQSPPSTRALLFILFLALYSLAMAMNGLIIFITWTDPRLNSPMYFFLGHLSFLDICFITTTIPQMLIHLVTNNHTVSFASCLTQMYLVFGVGVAECILLAFMAYDRYVAICHPLNYAQIISRQMCVRLVLTSWIFGMTNGILLDYMTFRGPFCRENHIENFFCEAPIVITLSCGDPKFSLKVIFLDAIVVLLSPMVLIVTSYARILASILSRSSFSGRGKTFSTCASHLTVVIFFYTSAMFSYMNPRSTHGPDKDKPFSLLYTIITPMCNPIIYSFRNKEMKGAMGRALGRGSLTQSQSF comes from the coding sequence ATGGTCCTACAGAACAGCACGACAGTCTCAGAGTTCATCCTCGTGGGCTTTGAGCAGAGTCCCCCTTCCACACGGGCATTGctcttcatcctcttcctggCTCTCTACAGCCTCGCCATGGCCATGAATGgcctcatcatcttcatcacctGGACTGACCCCAGACTCAACagccccatgtacttcttccttggACACTTGTCTTTCCTGGACATCTgcttcatcaccaccaccatcccacaGATGTTGATCCATCTGGTGACCAATAACCACACGGTCTCTTTTGCCTCCTGTTTGACTCAGATGTATCTGGTCTTTGGTGTGGGTGTGGCTGAGTGCATCCTTTTGGCTTTTATGGCCTATGATCGTTATGTTGCCATCTGTCACCCACTGAACTATGCCCAGATCATAAGTCGGCAGATGTGTGTTAGGCTGGTGCTGACTTCCTGGATCTTTGGGATGACCAATGGCATCCTTCTCGATTATATGACTTTTCGAGGTCCATTCTGCAGAGAAAACCACATAGAAAACTTCTTCTGCGAGGCCCCCATAGTGATTACTCTCTCCTGTGGGGACCCCAAGTTCAGCTTGAAGGTGATCTTTCTCGATGCCATTGTGGTGCTGCTCAGCCCCATGGTGCTCATTGTCACCTCCTACGCCCGCATCCTGGCCTCCATCCTTAGCAGATCCTCTTTCTCGGGTAGGGGGAAGACATTCTCCACTTGTGCCTCCCACCTGACTGTGGTCATCTTTTTCTACACTTCAGCCATGTTCTCTTACATGAATCCCCGTAGTACGCATGGGCCTGACAAAGACaagcctttctccctcctctacACCATCATCACCCCCATGTGCAACCCCATCATCTATAGCTTCCGCAACAAGGAAATGAAGGGGGCCATGGGGAGAGCCCTTGGGAGAGGCAGCCTGACTCAGTCACAGTCTTTCTAG